In the genome of Flavobacterium panacagri, one region contains:
- a CDS encoding SusC/RagA family TonB-linked outer membrane protein encodes MEKLKLLLLAFCFGFSMNTWAQKTEVSGVVLDDKGVPLPAANVLEKGTTNTASTDFDGKFKISASNKNATLIFSFMGFDDQPVKLDGTKTTYSIRLQPTTTSLEQVVVVGYGKGSRKNLTTSVTSVKAEDLNRGAISDVGQLLQGKVSGLNISSSGDPTKTASVVLRGASTLNSSQGPFYVIDGIPGVDISVIAPDDIATIDVLKDAAATAIYGNRAANGVIMVTTKKGSKGRTQIAYNGYVGWEEVSNSLNMMNADQLRAFTVKNNLNFTPENDKGANTDWQKEILRPGRAASSSHNLSMSGGGDHGNYTASITSFNKEGVMQKSDFSRIIARLSVEQFAFDDKVKFGLNVTNSTTKYQNVPQRNTVLLQAASHLPVSPVRNEDGSFFENFISTGYFNPVALIEHGTDETKTDNLVGNLTAEVKLPFGITYNLNLAHQRLTASHGEFYDSYYSQYNSANFYNNPDPPLTKSLVNFGINGSALRNSYETRNNIIESFFSWDRTFGEHKIKAVAGYSWQENTLGDGFQATTTNFPVDNVGYNNLALSNYTSVNGYVVNFGDSKAYQKTRLISYFGRLNYNYKDKYLLQGSIRRDGGSMFGENNKWGYFPSVGGAWRLDKENFMKNQNFFSDLKLRGSWGVTGNSSGFNAYTAQFISGSLGTFYYNGQQIGAYGPNQAANPDLKWEKTATSNIGLDFSILKGKVTGSVDVYDKKTTDMIFNYNVNPVLVPVGSIVANGGTMSNKGIEVSLSTTPVKTADFSWTTNLNLAHNKNEIVKLTSPFFVGGDSIRRVQPDGGGQTGSTLQIFKEGKPLGQFFTLKYAGKNADGVSQYYDKNGDLTTTPQIGVDYHYAGSAQPKLLLGWANNFQYKKFDLSIFFRGVFGNKIFNATRADLFRPSTAMTTNILVDAGNESPNDLNSFKYSDRFIEDGSYLRLDNMTLGYNFGRVGRYISSVRIYQTINNVFVITKYTGIDPEVEQGGTAPGVDSNNFYPKTRTYMFGLNVIF; translated from the coding sequence ATGGAAAAACTTAAACTTTTATTATTAGCCTTTTGCTTTGGCTTCTCAATGAATACATGGGCACAAAAAACAGAAGTGTCTGGTGTAGTTTTAGATGACAAAGGCGTTCCACTGCCAGCAGCCAATGTACTAGAAAAAGGTACAACGAATACAGCATCTACAGATTTTGATGGGAAATTTAAAATTTCGGCTTCAAACAAAAACGCAACACTTATATTTTCTTTTATGGGATTTGATGATCAGCCTGTAAAATTAGATGGAACAAAAACAACTTATTCAATTCGATTACAGCCAACCACAACAAGCTTAGAGCAGGTAGTTGTAGTAGGTTATGGAAAAGGATCTCGTAAAAACTTAACGACTTCTGTGACTTCGGTTAAAGCTGAAGATTTAAATAGAGGTGCCATCAGCGATGTTGGACAGCTTTTACAAGGTAAAGTTTCTGGTTTAAATATTTCATCAAGTGGTGACCCTACAAAAACGGCTTCTGTGGTATTACGTGGAGCATCTACGTTAAATAGTTCTCAAGGGCCATTTTATGTAATTGATGGAATTCCGGGAGTAGATATCTCTGTAATTGCGCCAGATGACATTGCTACAATTGACGTTTTAAAAGATGCGGCAGCAACAGCAATCTACGGTAACCGTGCCGCAAACGGGGTTATCATGGTCACAACAAAAAAAGGAAGTAAAGGAAGAACGCAGATTGCATACAACGGTTATGTGGGTTGGGAAGAAGTTTCAAACAGCCTAAACATGATGAATGCAGATCAGTTAAGAGCTTTTACTGTTAAAAACAATTTGAATTTTACTCCAGAAAATGATAAAGGAGCTAACACAGACTGGCAGAAAGAAATTTTAAGACCAGGACGTGCAGCATCAAGCAGCCATAACTTGTCTATGAGCGGTGGCGGAGATCATGGAAATTATACAGCAAGTATTACTTCATTTAATAAAGAAGGAGTAATGCAGAAAAGTGATTTCTCTCGTATCATTGCTCGTTTATCTGTTGAGCAGTTTGCTTTTGATGACAAGGTTAAATTTGGTTTAAATGTTACTAACTCTACTACAAAATATCAAAATGTACCACAGCGTAATACTGTTCTTTTACAAGCAGCGAGCCACCTTCCAGTTTCGCCGGTAAGAAACGAAGACGGAAGTTTTTTTGAAAATTTCATAAGTACAGGATATTTTAACCCAGTAGCTTTAATTGAACACGGTACAGACGAAACAAAAACAGATAACCTTGTGGGGAATTTAACAGCAGAAGTAAAATTACCTTTTGGAATTACTTATAATTTAAATTTAGCGCATCAAAGACTAACAGCATCACACGGGGAGTTTTATGACAGCTATTATTCACAATACAATAGTGCCAACTTCTACAACAACCCAGATCCACCTTTGACAAAATCTTTAGTGAATTTTGGTATAAATGGTTCTGCATTGAGAAATTCGTACGAAACCAGAAACAATATTATTGAGAGTTTCTTTAGTTGGGATAGAACATTTGGAGAACATAAAATAAAAGCGGTTGCTGGTTATTCATGGCAGGAAAATACTTTAGGAGATGGTTTTCAAGCTACAACAACTAACTTTCCTGTAGACAATGTTGGATATAATAACTTAGCTTTAAGTAATTATACTTCAGTTAACGGTTATGTAGTAAACTTTGGAGATAGCAAAGCCTATCAGAAAACACGTTTGATCTCTTATTTTGGACGTTTGAACTATAATTATAAAGACAAATATCTTTTACAAGGATCAATCAGAAGAGATGGTGGATCTATGTTTGGAGAAAATAATAAATGGGGGTATTTCCCTTCTGTAGGTGGTGCTTGGAGATTGGACAAAGAAAACTTCATGAAGAATCAAAACTTCTTTAGTGATTTGAAACTTCGCGGAAGCTGGGGGGTAACGGGTAACTCTTCTGGATTTAACGCTTACACAGCGCAATTTATCTCAGGAAGTTTAGGTACTTTTTATTACAATGGACAACAGATTGGAGCTTATGGTCCAAATCAGGCAGCAAACCCAGATTTGAAATGGGAAAAAACGGCTACATCAAATATTGGTCTTGATTTCTCTATCTTAAAAGGAAAAGTTACAGGTTCTGTTGATGTATACGATAAGAAAACAACAGACATGATTTTCAACTACAACGTAAATCCAGTATTAGTGCCAGTAGGATCAATTGTAGCAAATGGAGGAACAATGTCTAATAAAGGTATTGAGGTGAGTTTAAGCACAACTCCAGTTAAAACAGCAGATTTCAGCTGGACAACTAACTTGAACTTGGCACATAACAAGAATGAAATCGTGAAATTAACTAGTCCGTTCTTTGTTGGTGGAGATTCTATCCGTCGTGTACAGCCAGACGGAGGTGGGCAAACAGGTAGTACTTTACAGATTTTTAAAGAAGGAAAACCATTAGGACAATTCTTTACACTTAAATATGCAGGAAAAAATGCTGATGGAGTTTCTCAGTATTATGACAAAAACGGTGATTTGACTACTACACCTCAAATTGGAGTAGATTATCATTATGCAGGAAGCGCACAGCCAAAATTATTATTAGGATGGGCAAATAATTTTCAATACAAAAAATTTGATTTAAGTATTTTCTTTAGAGGAGTTTTTGGCAACAAAATTTTCAATGCAACTCGCGCCGATTTATTTAGACCGAGTACTGCAATGACGACTAATATATTGGTCGATGCTGGAAATGAGTCGCCAAATGACTTAAACTCTTTCAAGTATTCGGATCGTTTTATAGAAGACGGCAGTTACCTAAGATTAGACAACATGACTTTAGGATATAACTTTGGTAGAGTCGGCAGGTACATCAGCAGTGTACGTATTTATCAAACGATAAACAATGTATTTGTTATTACTAAGTACACAGGAATTGATCCAGAAGTTGAGCAAGGAGGAACAGCTCCGGGTGTAGATTCCAATAACTTCTATCCAAAAACCAGAACGTATATGTTTGGTTTAAATGTGATCTTCTAA